One segment of Porticoccus hydrocarbonoclasticus MCTG13d DNA contains the following:
- a CDS encoding DUF2489 domain-containing protein, giving the protein MTLITSLALVVLIGLSGYALYLYLQLRKLKNTRNAREEALAVEQEDRKAHYRKSIHVIASAIVADQVTLTEGAIRISMMAAQLDLPEHEREHYQVFFQLTEATAHIPILDEWQKLSTRDKLRYDSEREDIEKKYREFAVNAASRVLQKPPQSEQGAEPLFYPVGRH; this is encoded by the coding sequence ATGACACTGATCACGAGTCTGGCACTGGTTGTTTTAATCGGCTTGAGTGGCTATGCCTTATACCTTTACCTGCAACTGCGTAAGCTGAAAAATACACGGAACGCCAGGGAAGAGGCGCTGGCAGTAGAGCAGGAGGATCGTAAAGCCCACTACCGCAAGAGTATACATGTGATTGCCTCGGCCATTGTGGCTGATCAAGTCACGCTCACAGAAGGGGCCATTCGCATCAGTATGATGGCTGCGCAATTGGATCTTCCCGAGCACGAGCGGGAGCATTATCAGGTATTTTTTCAATTGACGGAGGCTACAGCCCACATCCCGATTCTGGATGAATGGCAGAAACTCAGTACCCGCGACAAACTGCGCTATGACAGCGAACGGGAAGACATTGAGAAAAAGTACCGGGAGTTCGCGGTGAATGCTGCCAGCAGGGTGTTGCAGAAACCTCCTCAGTCCGAGCAAGGTGCAGA
- a CDS encoding PD-(D/E)XK nuclease family protein has translation MKDDSRITKKPTMMRPLFDIDPLREELGKGALILTPNNRLASKIRQAWGLSQHSGALHWSAPEVYALEQWIHEQWLCCCDAGFIEAAAGSGLGTAMELFLWEQVVAEDRERPATILPANFARLASNSYANIQNHLVPDTRLQQEAPLLWRWISHFREKLSQHGLITSADKVSILQRAYSCGILPAIPTITLCGFDTLPPLHRKLLEGISNNLAFAEPKPILPQPQQVALYDQQAELTAAADWAVAHYLAAPEARIGILVPELPKLRNKIVRLLQTRLQPDYSEPGQVRASASFNLSAGIPLAETPLIASALLLLTLNRAELSLTDFCHMLHTPFWGDLSPELRAKVELLLRKQGRVSLRSSEFRHLVNEVEKITDSGISQRLSKMEVLRRSLPSTAGFSGWLALFQQQLTTLGWPGERTLDSEEYQQRQHWLDILEQYQSLDQLNCKVSLNEALQQLQQLAYSTVFQAETPDSSIQVLGFLEGAGLHFDHLWVMGLDNRRWPQPTSLNPLLPVGLQREFGMPRTDPGRERELAERQLANLMKAAPKVILSYSQFDGDQQLQATNLIAGVAKIEPDKLPRKTGQVTDFVALESVSCEFAPPLDTAKEAVRGGTRILKNQASCPFNAFAIHRLGAEQPREPSIGLNAGDRGSLIHECLRQLWHYLENQQQLLALPEPELTSLIESTVNTVLKPWQMRRADLFGKAFTRIEQQRLGGLLRQWLTVEKQRPPFSVAALEKHANTQFFGLPLHLVIDRIDQLADGQTVIIDYKTGKATTNQWLGDRPDDLQLPLYLLCSETPASAICFARINPSEPLFTGYSETDGLLPGVAPPSGKKNEPESWQALMDHWQQTAATLVDEFKSGYAAVSFHGDYAKRYQTELEPLNRVAERRQLFAGGDET, from the coding sequence ATGAAAGATGATTCAAGGATAACAAAGAAACCCACCATGATGCGCCCGCTTTTTGATATTGACCCACTCAGGGAAGAGCTCGGCAAGGGCGCACTGATTCTTACGCCCAACAATCGACTGGCCAGCAAAATCCGTCAGGCCTGGGGCCTTTCGCAACATTCAGGCGCCCTGCACTGGTCGGCACCCGAAGTGTATGCCCTGGAACAATGGATCCATGAACAGTGGCTTTGCTGCTGTGACGCCGGTTTCATCGAGGCAGCGGCGGGTTCCGGACTGGGCACTGCCATGGAGTTGTTCCTCTGGGAGCAGGTCGTGGCTGAAGACCGCGAGCGACCCGCCACAATATTGCCGGCAAACTTTGCCAGATTGGCGAGTAACAGTTATGCCAACATCCAAAACCACCTGGTACCGGATACCCGCCTACAACAGGAAGCACCTCTACTGTGGCGGTGGATCAGTCATTTTCGGGAGAAGCTGAGTCAACATGGTCTCATTACGTCCGCCGACAAGGTAAGCATACTCCAGCGGGCCTATAGCTGCGGGATCCTGCCCGCCATTCCAACCATAACACTCTGCGGGTTTGATACCCTGCCCCCTTTGCACCGTAAACTGCTTGAAGGAATCAGCAATAATCTCGCCTTTGCCGAGCCAAAGCCGATTCTGCCACAGCCGCAACAGGTCGCGTTATACGATCAACAAGCCGAGCTGACTGCCGCTGCCGACTGGGCAGTGGCCCATTATCTGGCCGCACCTGAAGCCCGCATTGGTATCCTTGTTCCGGAGCTGCCAAAACTGCGCAACAAAATTGTGCGGCTTCTGCAAACCCGCCTGCAACCGGATTACAGTGAGCCGGGACAGGTAAGAGCCAGCGCGTCTTTCAACTTGTCGGCGGGCATACCGCTCGCTGAAACACCACTGATCGCTTCAGCCTTGCTACTGTTGACGCTCAATCGGGCCGAATTATCGCTGACGGATTTTTGCCATATGCTCCACACGCCTTTTTGGGGCGACTTGTCTCCCGAACTGAGAGCCAAAGTAGAACTATTGCTGCGCAAACAGGGCAGAGTTTCTCTCCGAAGTAGCGAGTTCCGCCATCTGGTCAATGAGGTGGAGAAAATCACCGACTCCGGCATCAGCCAACGATTGTCAAAAATGGAAGTCCTCCGTCGGTCATTGCCGTCGACTGCCGGGTTTTCTGGATGGCTGGCACTGTTTCAGCAACAGTTGACCACGCTGGGGTGGCCCGGCGAGCGCACACTGGACAGCGAGGAATATCAGCAGCGACAGCATTGGCTGGACATACTGGAACAATACCAATCACTGGATCAGCTGAATTGCAAGGTAAGCCTTAACGAAGCATTACAACAGCTCCAACAACTGGCTTATAGCACTGTTTTTCAGGCAGAAACGCCCGATAGCAGTATTCAGGTTCTGGGGTTTCTCGAAGGTGCGGGGCTGCATTTTGATCATCTCTGGGTCATGGGCCTGGACAACCGCCGCTGGCCACAGCCCACATCACTCAATCCGCTTTTACCGGTTGGTCTGCAGCGAGAATTCGGTATGCCAAGAACAGACCCCGGACGAGAACGCGAATTGGCAGAACGGCAACTGGCCAATCTGATGAAAGCGGCCCCCAAAGTCATCCTGAGCTACAGCCAGTTTGACGGTGACCAACAGCTGCAAGCCACCAACCTGATTGCTGGCGTGGCGAAAATCGAACCGGACAAACTGCCCCGGAAAACCGGTCAGGTTACGGATTTCGTCGCGCTGGAATCAGTTTCCTGTGAGTTTGCTCCACCACTCGATACAGCAAAAGAAGCTGTTAGAGGTGGCACCCGTATCCTGAAAAATCAGGCCAGTTGCCCCTTCAATGCCTTTGCCATTCATCGATTGGGGGCGGAGCAACCCCGGGAACCCTCCATCGGTCTCAATGCAGGGGATCGAGGTTCATTGATTCATGAATGCCTGAGGCAACTATGGCACTACCTGGAAAATCAGCAACAGTTGCTGGCACTGCCCGAACCGGAGCTGACGTCATTGATTGAGTCGACCGTCAATACTGTCCTGAAACCCTGGCAGATGCGACGGGCGGACCTGTTCGGCAAGGCATTTACCCGCATTGAACAACAACGGTTGGGCGGCTTACTGAGACAATGGCTAACTGTTGAGAAACAGCGGCCACCCTTCAGCGTGGCCGCACTCGAAAAGCATGCAAACACGCAGTTTTTTGGCTTACCTTTACATCTAGTCATCGACCGGATTGATCAGTTAGCTGATGGCCAGACGGTCATCATTGATTACAAAACCGGCAAGGCAACGACCAACCAGTGGCTGGGTGATCGCCCGGATGATCTCCAGCTACCGCTTTATTTATTGTGCAGCGAAACACCCGCATCGGCTATTTGCTTTGCCCGTATCAACCCATCGGAACCTCTGTTTACCGGCTATTCCGAAACCGACGGTCTGCTGCCCGGGGTAGCGCCCCCCAGTGGCAAAAAAAACGAGCCGGAAAGCTGGCAGGCCCTGATGGATCATTGGCAACAGACCGCGGCTACCCTAGTGGATGAGTTCAAGTCCGGCTATGCCGCTGTCTCTTTCCATGGCGATTATGCCAAGCGGTATCAGACCGAGCTGGAACCACTGAACCGGGTCGCTGAAAGACGGCAGCTATTTGCAGGCGGGGACGAGACATGA
- the rmuC gene encoding DNA recombination protein RmuC, protein MLLTLNTFLLIAAGFVAGVLLTSLLTRQLSEKQRAVSDVTISRLSEELENQGNRLHQRETELGALNRDKASLEARLEGERTRYEEQLQLLRQARESLVQEFENLANRIFDAKQQKFSEQSSRTLNSSIDPLRKEIHDFRKKVEDAYDKENAERNKLVGQIVELQKQAQKVGEDAVLLANALKGESKFQGNWGEVILERILEQSGLTKGREYETQVALKNEEGDRRNPDVIIHLPDQRDIVVDAKVSLTDYERYCRAELPDEKQRFLKQHILSMRAHINGLSRKAYEQLEGVNSLDFVLIFVPVEAAFMLALEHDHTLFRDAYDKGIILVSPSTLLATLRTIHNIWRYEDQNRNAQQIAAEAGKLYDQLVLVVESLDDLGRHIDRSQEAWQQTRKRLVDGRGNLIKKFEDIKKLGARTKRSLPDNLVEEATEQDDASLRTSLHQQE, encoded by the coding sequence ATGCTTCTGACCCTGAATACGTTTTTATTGATCGCAGCTGGCTTTGTTGCCGGCGTGCTGCTGACTTCTCTGCTGACCCGCCAGCTGTCTGAAAAACAGCGTGCAGTGTCCGATGTGACCATTTCCCGTTTGTCAGAAGAGCTGGAAAACCAAGGCAACAGACTTCATCAGCGCGAGACAGAGCTTGGTGCGCTCAACCGTGACAAAGCCTCACTCGAGGCCCGTCTCGAAGGTGAGCGGACCCGTTACGAAGAGCAATTGCAGTTGCTCAGGCAGGCCCGTGAGTCCCTAGTTCAGGAGTTCGAAAACCTTGCCAATCGCATCTTTGATGCAAAACAGCAAAAATTTTCAGAGCAGAGCAGTCGGACACTCAACAGCAGTATTGATCCGCTGAGAAAGGAGATCCACGATTTCCGAAAGAAAGTTGAGGATGCCTATGACAAGGAAAACGCCGAGCGCAACAAACTGGTGGGTCAGATCGTAGAGCTGCAGAAACAGGCCCAGAAGGTTGGGGAAGACGCCGTTTTGCTGGCCAATGCATTGAAGGGTGAGAGCAAGTTCCAGGGCAACTGGGGTGAGGTTATTCTGGAGCGGATTCTGGAACAGTCCGGGCTGACCAAGGGGCGTGAATATGAAACCCAGGTGGCTCTAAAGAACGAGGAGGGCGATCGTCGAAACCCTGATGTCATTATTCACCTGCCGGACCAGCGGGACATTGTGGTGGATGCGAAAGTGTCATTAACGGACTACGAACGCTATTGCCGCGCAGAATTGCCCGACGAGAAACAGCGCTTCCTGAAACAGCATATTCTTTCCATGCGCGCCCACATTAATGGACTGAGTCGCAAAGCGTACGAGCAACTCGAAGGTGTGAATAGTCTGGACTTTGTGCTGATTTTCGTGCCTGTGGAGGCCGCCTTTATGCTGGCGCTGGAGCATGACCATACACTTTTCCGGGATGCCTATGACAAGGGCATTATTCTGGTGAGTCCCTCCACCCTGCTGGCAACCTTGCGAACGATCCACAATATCTGGCGTTATGAAGACCAGAACCGCAACGCCCAGCAGATTGCTGCTGAAGCGGGCAAACTGTATGACCAATTGGTGCTGGTTGTGGAGTCCCTGGACGACCTGGGTCGGCACATCGACAGGAGTCAGGAGGCCTGGCAACAAACCCGTAAACGCCTCGTCGATGGCCGAGGCAACCTGATCAAAAAATTTGAAGACATCAAAAAACTGGGTGCCCGTACCAAGCGTTCACTACCCGATAATCTGGTCGAGGAAGCTACTGAGCAGGATGATGCTTCATTGCGGACCAGCCTTCATCAGCAGGAATAA